A window of Actinomadura viridis genomic DNA:
GCACCGGCGGCATCGTGATCCCCGCGACGGTCGAGCAGTCCAACCGCCTGGTCTGGGGTGAGGTCTGCGGAGTCGGGCATCACGCGCGCACCGTCAAGGTCGGCGACCGGGTGCTCTTCCACCCCGAGGAGCAGTTCGAGGTGGAGATCCAGGGCGAGAACTACCTGGTCATGCGCGAGCGCGACCTGCACGCCATCGCCAGCGAGCGCCCCGAGCACGGCACCGGTCTCTATCTCTGACCCGCGACCCGGCGGCGCGCGTGCGCCACCGCGAAAGAAATCATGCGCACCCGATGCTGCGCCGGACGCGATCCGGTGGCAGTATGTGACCCCGCGGTCACTGGATCAGGTGATGGACATGAGAGAGCACGACCCCCACGACCCCCTCGGGCCGGCCAGCTCCCGCATCTACGACTTCTCGATCGGCGGTAAGGACAACTACACCTCCGACCGCGAGGTGGCGCTCCAGGCGGTCGAGACGTTCCCCGCGGCACGCCTCCTCCCCCGGGAGAACCGCAAGTTCATGCGGCGCGCGGTGCGGTACCTGCTCGAAGCGGGCGTCCGGCAGTTCCTGGACGTCGGCTGCGGGCTGCCCGGCAAGGGGAACGTGCACCAGATCGTCCACGGGGTCGCCCCCGCCGCCCCCGTCGTCTACGTCGACCACGACCCGGTCGCCGTCATCCACTACCAGGCACTGCTCCACGCCGTCCCCGCCGCCACCGCCGTACACGCCGACGCCCGCGCCCCGCAGGGCATCCTCAAGCACCCCGACGTCACCGCGCTGATCGACTTCGACCGTCCGGTGGGCGTGCTGATGTTCAGCGTGCTGAGCCACCTCCTCGACGAGGAGGATCCCGAGGCCACCGCGGGCGCGTTCCGGGAGGCCATGGCCCCCGGCGGCCACCTGGCCCTGTGCGACTTCACCGACGAGAACCTCACCCCCGCCGAGCGCGCCGCCGGCAAGGACCTGGCCAGGCGCACCGGGGTGCCGCTGACCTTCCGCTCGCGGGCCCGGATCGCCGGCTACTTCGCGGGGATGGACCTGGCCGAGCCCGGCCTCGTCTACGCACCCGAATGGCGGCCCGACCGCCCGTACGAGCCGCCCACCGGCTGGCTCCTAGGCGGCGTGGCCCGCAAACCCTGACCGCAGCGCCGCGTGAGAGGACGACCCCTCACACTCCCCGACAAGAGCAGCCTGAACGACACCCTCCGCTCCGCTGGCGCTCCACTCCGGACGCCGCTCAGACCCACGTGAGAGGACGACCCCTCACACTCCCCGACAAGAGCAGCCTGAACGACACCCTCCGCTCCGCTGACGCTCCACTCCGGGCGCCGCCCACACCCACGTGAGAGGACGACCCCTCACACTCCCCGACAAGAGCAGCCTGAACGACACCCTCCGCTCCGCTGACGCTCCACTCCGGGCGCCGCTCAGACCACCACCCGCGCCGTCGAACCCGCGCGGCGTTTGGTGACGCGCAGCTGGGCGGGGATGCGGGTGCGCAGCTCCGCGACGTGGCTGACGATGCCCACGGCGCGGCCCCCGTCCCGGAGCCCGTCCAGGACGTCCATGACCTCGTCCAGGGTCTCCTCGTCCAGGGTGCCGAACCCCTCGTCCACGAAGAGCGTGTTGATCTCGGTGCCGCCGGCCTCGGCGGTGACCACGTCGGCCAGCCCCAGTGCCAGCGCCAGCGACGTGATGAACGACTCGCCGCCCGACAGGGTGACCGGGTCGCGCTGCCGCCCCGTCCAGCCGTCGACGACCCGCAGGCCGAGCCCGCCGGCGCCCTTGCTGCGGTCTCCGGCGGCCCTGTCGACGGTGTGCCGCAGCGCGTAGCGGCCCGCCGACATCCGGTCCAGCCGCTCGTTGGCCGCCGCGACGACCTGCTCCAGCCGGGCGGCCAGCACGTACGCCGACAGGGACATGCCGAGCCGGTTGGCCGCCGCCTTGCCGGACGCCAGCCCGGCCAGCCGCTCGGCCACCCGGTGCCGTTCGGCGGCGGGACGCCAGGCGCGGACCGCGTCCGCCAGCTCGGCGCGCAGCTCGGCCAGCCGGTCCCGGCGGCGGCGCGCCTGGGCGGCGGCGGAGGCCGCGGCGGTGTGCGCGGACTCCGCGAGGGCCAGGACCGACTCCAGCGCGGGCAGGTCGGGCGGGGGCTCGGCGGACGCCGCGGTCAGCGCGGGATCGGCCAGGGTCGCCCGGACCGCGGCCTCCTCGTCGTCGAAACGGCGCACCCGGTCGCGCACGACGGCCTGGTCCTCGTCGGCCAGCTCGGCGGCGCGCACCTCGTCCGCGGTACGGAAGCCCTCGTTCGCGGCGGCCGCCTGCACCTCGGCGCGGGCCGCGGCCAGCTCCTCGGCGGCGCGGTCGGCCTCCTGCCGGGCCCGTACGCCCGCCGCGAGGGCCTCGGCCTCCCGGGTGAGCCGCTCGACCCGGGCCTCCAGGGACGGGTCGTCGCCCCGCGCCCGGTCGAGCTCGGCGCGCAGCCGGTCCTGCTCGGCGCCGAGCTCGCCGTCGCGGGCGTGGTTGGCGGTGAGCGCCCGCTCGATCTCGCCGTGCCGGTCACGGGCGTCGCCGAGGTCGCGCTCGGCCCGCCGCAGCCGCGCCTCCAGCCGCTCCGCCTCCGCGGCGGCGGCGACGGCGTCCTCGAGCGCGCGCTCGGCGTCGCCGAGCGCGGCGGCCAGGTCGCGGGCGGGCGTCTCGCCGACGCTCTCCAGCGCCGCGTCGCGGTCGGCGCGCAGCGACTCGACCAGGCCGGCGGCCTCCTCGCGCGCCCGCTGCGCCTCCTCGTAGGCGGCCTGGGCGCGCTCCTCGTCGTCCTCGCCGGGGATCAGGCCGAGCGCGGCGGCCGGCTCGGGATGCTCCAGCGCCCCGCACACCCGGCAGGGCTCGCCGGGACGCAGGTCGGCGGCGAGCGTCGCGGCCATGCCCTCCAGCCGGGCCTGCCGCAGCTCCTGGAGGCGGTCGCGGGCGGCCTGGGCGGCG
This region includes:
- a CDS encoding AAA family ATPase → MRLHRLEVTAFGPFSGTEEIDFDALSDAGLFLIQGQTGAGKTSVLDAVCYALYGQVPGARNAVKGLRSDHAAPDVAPRVVLEATIRGRRLRVTRSPAWDRPKIRGSGTTQEKAKVLLEELEHGEWTGLSTRLDEAGDLIGGLLGMTAAQFCQVAMLPQGEFASFLRANAEERRKVLERLFAAEVFTQVEKWLADRRAATGREAAALRTVAGSVADRVAEATGAPPPRTEPAPPSPGPVPRPRRGDDPHGAGQAEEPFADIEALPAWAAELAGQHAAIEAAAAELRDRLAGDVTAARTALDQGRVLAERRRAHAEARHRQERLRERAGERAELTSRLDAAARADRVLPLLRNLTDRTHRAKAAQDRAALTRSRVAALVAPGAAEDVLAKAERTRRDDIAALDGKRALAARLAQVTAERHGLSAERARLEPREAEVAADLDGLPGQVEELRAACDDARITAAGRAGAEAAVQDARRRLADAERRDRVLGRLAEAEETRRLAVDAAQAARDRLQELRQARLEGMAATLAADLRPGEPCRVCGALEHPEPAAALGLIPGEDDEERAQAAYEEAQRAREEAAGLVESLRADRDAALESVGETPARDLAAALGDAERALEDAVAAAAEAERLEARLRRAERDLGDARDRHGEIERALTANHARDGELGAEQDRLRAELDRARGDDPSLEARVERLTREAEALAAGVRARQEADRAAEELAAARAEVQAAAANEGFRTADEVRAAELADEDQAVVRDRVRRFDDEEAAVRATLADPALTAASAEPPPDLPALESVLALAESAHTAAASAAAQARRRRDRLAELRAELADAVRAWRPAAERHRVAERLAGLASGKAAANRLGMSLSAYVLAARLEQVVAAANERLDRMSAGRYALRHTVDRAAGDRSKGAGGLGLRVVDGWTGRQRDPVTLSGGESFITSLALALGLADVVTAEAGGTEINTLFVDEGFGTLDEETLDEVMDVLDGLRDGGRAVGIVSHVAELRTRIPAQLRVTKRRAGSTARVVV
- a CDS encoding SAM-dependent methyltransferase is translated as MREHDPHDPLGPASSRIYDFSIGGKDNYTSDREVALQAVETFPAARLLPRENRKFMRRAVRYLLEAGVRQFLDVGCGLPGKGNVHQIVHGVAPAAPVVYVDHDPVAVIHYQALLHAVPAATAVHADARAPQGILKHPDVTALIDFDRPVGVLMFSVLSHLLDEEDPEATAGAFREAMAPGGHLALCDFTDENLTPAERAAGKDLARRTGVPLTFRSRARIAGYFAGMDLAEPGLVYAPEWRPDRPYEPPTGWLLGGVARKP
- a CDS encoding co-chaperone GroES, with the protein product MSEPKFEVQMLHDRVMIKVEKEAGERRSTGGIVIPATVEQSNRLVWGEVCGVGHHARTVKVGDRVLFHPEEQFEVEIQGENYLVMRERDLHAIASERPEHGTGLYL